Proteins encoded by one window of Kineococcus endophyticus:
- a CDS encoding glycosyltransferase — protein sequence MRSRGGPVAGLDRIVVVVPARDEAATVAACVTSVLVAAQRATAAVDVLVVADRCSDATAELALAAGARVVPSAAGSVGAARAAGVAAGLAEEPPGGWSRCWIACTDADSVVPQEWLQHHAQAAAAGIDLLLGTVQLPGPTARHAAWRRRYAAGRDHVHGANLGVRASVYRAAGGFPPVPAHEDRLLVDRVRTLSGVRVASSWAYPVLTSDRTQGRTPAGVAHDLGSGLAGVRDCA from the coding sequence GTGAGGTCCCGTGGCGGGCCTGTTGCGGGGCTGGACCGGATCGTCGTGGTGGTGCCCGCCCGGGACGAGGCCGCGACCGTCGCGGCCTGCGTGACGTCGGTGCTGGTCGCCGCCCAACGGGCCACCGCCGCCGTGGACGTGCTGGTCGTCGCGGACCGCTGCTCCGACGCGACCGCTGAACTGGCGCTGGCGGCGGGGGCCCGGGTCGTGCCGAGCGCGGCGGGCAGTGTGGGCGCCGCCCGTGCCGCGGGCGTCGCCGCCGGCCTGGCCGAGGAACCTCCCGGTGGGTGGTCGCGCTGCTGGATCGCCTGCACGGACGCCGATTCCGTCGTCCCGCAGGAGTGGTTGCAGCACCACGCGCAGGCGGCCGCCGCGGGGATCGACCTGCTGCTGGGCACGGTCCAGCTGCCCGGCCCCACCGCCCGGCACGCCGCGTGGCGCCGGCGGTACGCGGCCGGCCGGGACCACGTCCACGGGGCCAACCTCGGCGTCCGGGCCTCGGTGTACCGGGCGGCCGGGGGTTTCCCGCCGGTCCCGGCGCACGAGGACCGCCTCCTGGTGGACCGGGTGCGCACCCTGTCCGGGGTCCGCGTCGCGTCGTCGTGGGCGTACCCCGTCCTCACGAGCGACCGGACGCAGGGGCGCACCCCCGCCGGGGTCGCCCACGACCTGGGGTCGGGGCTGGCGGGAGTTCGCGACTGCGCCTGA
- a CDS encoding acyl-CoA dehydrogenase, with protein MQTVAGDVPVAVRPRPPLETLVPAPLVEAALALCRRLTTEVPLPGAGATRARWDVLSTLAEQDLTLARVVEAHLDAVAVLAEAGAEPAPGSTWGVFAAEAADAHLFAWQTSRGQWRLDGTKPWCSLAGVLTHALVTAHTEAGRRLFAVDLAAARADGRLEVLPDRWHSRGLVDVPSGPLVLHDVPTDPVGETGWYLQRAGFAHGGIGVAACWYGGAVGVARPLVQSGRDDQLTLRSRGLVDLRLWAARTALDAAAEVVDAGHATGVEGELLAARVRALVAEAAEVVLSEVGHALGPRPLTADAAHAARVADLTVYVRQHHADHDLVALAELAAK; from the coding sequence GTGCAGACCGTCGCGGGCGACGTCCCCGTCGCCGTCCGCCCTCGTCCGCCGCTGGAGACCCTCGTGCCCGCACCCCTCGTCGAGGCCGCCCTCGCGCTCTGCCGTCGCCTGACCACCGAGGTGCCGCTGCCCGGTGCCGGGGCCACGCGTGCGCGGTGGGACGTCCTGTCCACGCTCGCCGAGCAGGACCTCACCCTCGCCCGGGTCGTCGAGGCGCACCTCGACGCCGTCGCCGTGCTCGCCGAGGCCGGTGCGGAGCCGGCCCCCGGCAGCACGTGGGGGGTCTTCGCGGCCGAGGCCGCCGACGCCCACCTCTTCGCCTGGCAGACCTCCCGGGGACAGTGGCGGCTGGACGGGACGAAACCCTGGTGCTCCCTCGCCGGTGTCCTCACGCACGCGCTCGTCACCGCCCACACCGAGGCCGGACGACGGTTGTTCGCCGTCGACCTCGCGGCGGCCCGCGCCGACGGCCGGCTGGAGGTCCTGCCCGACCGCTGGCACAGCCGCGGCCTCGTCGACGTCCCCAGCGGCCCGCTCGTCCTGCACGACGTCCCGACCGACCCCGTCGGGGAGACCGGTTGGTACCTGCAGCGGGCCGGGTTCGCCCACGGGGGGATCGGGGTCGCGGCCTGCTGGTACGGCGGTGCCGTCGGCGTCGCCCGGCCGCTCGTGCAGTCCGGCCGCGACGACCAGCTCACGCTGCGCTCCCGCGGTCTCGTCGACCTGCGGCTGTGGGCGGCCCGCACCGCCCTCGACGCCGCGGCCGAGGTCGTCGACGCCGGCCACGCCACCGGGGTGGAGGGTGAGCTGCTGGCCGCTCGCGTCCGGGCGCTCGTCGCCGAGGCCGCCGAGGTGGTGCTCAGCGAGGTGGGGCACGCCCTCGGCCCCCGACCCCTCACCGCCGACGCGGCGCACGCGGCCCGCGTCGCCGACCTCACCGTCTACGTCCGCCAGCACCACGCCGACCACGACCTCGTGGCCCTGGCGGAACTGGCCGCGAAGTGA
- a CDS encoding ATP-binding protein, protein MCEWSPSAESAVVVDRSAARHARRFLDDHWCVEHAALLRGHADLVVSELVTEAVSHGTPPVTLRVECEGADGVVIEVSDRDPNGPHFQAVGPDEAHTTNLVEVLSDEWGVRTRPGAKTVWSRLIV, encoded by the coding sequence ATGTGCGAGTGGTCTCCGAGCGCCGAGTCCGCCGTCGTGGTGGACCGGTCCGCCGCCCGCCACGCGCGGCGCTTCCTCGACGACCACTGGTGCGTCGAGCACGCGGCCCTGCTGCGCGGCCACGCCGACCTCGTCGTCAGCGAACTGGTCACCGAGGCCGTGTCCCACGGCACGCCCCCCGTGACGCTGCGCGTCGAGTGCGAGGGCGCCGACGGGGTCGTCATCGAGGTCAGCGACCGCGACCCGAACGGCCCCCACTTCCAGGCCGTCGGGCCCGACGAGGCCCACACGACGAACCTCGTCGAGGTCCTCAGCGACGAGTGGGGCGTCCGCACCCGCCCCGGTGCCAAGACGGTCTGGAGCCGGCTCATCGTCTGA
- a CDS encoding PIG-L family deacetylase gives MSPEFTHDGPGTAEDEWRRWPGLRDVPELDWSGVGHVLVVAAHPDDETLGAGGLLATAAARGVAVDVVVATDGEGSHPDSPTTTPQALAVVRAREVRDAVAALAPDARVHRLALPDGGVTAAAEALAETLRGLVGPATLLVAPWTADGHPDHDAAGEVAARVAVEAGATCLHYPVWLWHWAHPGDVRVPWQRGTRLDLDDVARRRKSVAMARHASQTAPLSARPGDEVLLPAGVLAHFERGSEFFLRSGDATTTTSLGAEFFEEFYAANGEDPWGFEDRWYEARKRALTLAVLPRPEFRSGLEIGCSTGVLTVELAARTERLLAVDVAASALDRARQRLDAAGAGDRVETRVARVPQEYPTGTFDLVVLSEVAYYCDPDDLAVLVERLRGCLAPDGVLVACHWRHLVEGYPLTGDEVHRALRGLPGLDVLVRHEEEDFLLDVLVPAPAVSVARAGGLA, from the coding sequence GTGAGCCCCGAGTTCACCCACGACGGACCGGGCACCGCCGAGGACGAGTGGCGGCGCTGGCCGGGGTTGCGCGACGTGCCGGAACTGGACTGGTCCGGCGTCGGGCACGTGCTCGTCGTCGCGGCCCACCCCGACGACGAGACGCTCGGGGCGGGCGGGTTGCTCGCCACCGCGGCCGCCCGGGGTGTCGCCGTCGACGTCGTCGTCGCCACCGACGGGGAGGGGTCGCACCCCGACTCGCCCACGACGACCCCGCAGGCGCTCGCGGTCGTCCGCGCCCGCGAGGTGCGCGACGCCGTCGCCGCCCTGGCTCCGGACGCGCGGGTGCACCGCCTCGCGCTGCCCGACGGCGGGGTCACGGCGGCCGCCGAGGCGCTGGCGGAGACCCTGCGGGGCCTCGTCGGCCCGGCGACCCTCCTCGTCGCCCCGTGGACGGCGGACGGCCACCCCGACCACGACGCGGCCGGGGAGGTGGCCGCGCGGGTGGCCGTCGAGGCCGGTGCCACGTGCCTGCACTACCCGGTGTGGTTGTGGCACTGGGCCCACCCGGGGGACGTCCGCGTCCCGTGGCAGCGGGGCACGCGCCTGGACCTCGACGACGTCGCACGCCGGCGCAAGTCCGTGGCCATGGCGCGGCACGCGTCGCAGACGGCGCCGCTGTCCGCGCGGCCTGGGGACGAGGTGCTGCTGCCGGCGGGGGTGCTGGCGCACTTCGAGCGCGGGTCGGAGTTCTTCCTGCGCTCGGGTGACGCCACCACCACGACCAGCCTCGGGGCCGAGTTCTTCGAGGAGTTCTACGCTGCGAACGGGGAAGACCCGTGGGGTTTCGAGGACCGGTGGTACGAGGCACGCAAGCGTGCCCTGACGCTCGCGGTCCTGCCCCGGCCTGAGTTCCGGTCGGGTCTGGAGATCGGCTGCAGCACAGGCGTGCTGACCGTGGAACTGGCGGCCCGCACCGAGCGTCTGCTGGCGGTCGACGTCGCGGCCTCCGCACTGGACCGGGCCCGGCAGCGACTGGACGCGGCCGGTGCGGGGGACCGGGTGGAGACGCGCGTGGCGCGGGTTCCGCAGGAGTACCCCACGGGCACGTTCGACCTCGTCGTGCTGTCCGAGGTCGCCTACTACTGCGACCCCGACGACCTGGCCGTCCTCGTGGAACGGTTGCGGGGGTGCCTGGCGCCGGACGGTGTCCTCGTCGCGTGCCACTGGCGGCACCTCGTCGAGGGGTACCCGCTGACGGGCGACGAGGTGCACCGCGCCCTGCGCGGTCTTCCGGGCCTGGACGTCCTGGTGCGGCACGAGGAGGAGGACTTCCTGCTCGACGTCCTGGTCCCCGCCCCCGCGGTCTCGGTGGCTCGGGCGGGAGGGTTGGCGTGA
- a CDS encoding STAS domain-containing protein, whose amino-acid sequence MSTAPLDDVLTTHLHRCGGRCVVRLRGELDTVSGPRVAAALDEVLACPCAGAAVLVDLRAVSFCDLDGLRTLRAARARAAQRGVDLTCEGCSPLLLRVAAIVGYRELLAAQE is encoded by the coding sequence GTGTCCACAGCCCCCCTCGACGACGTCTTGACCACCCACCTCCACCGCTGCGGCGGCCGCTGCGTCGTGCGCCTGCGCGGCGAGCTCGACACCGTCTCCGGCCCGCGGGTGGCCGCGGCCCTCGACGAGGTCCTGGCCTGCCCCTGCGCAGGAGCCGCCGTCCTCGTCGACCTGCGCGCCGTCTCCTTCTGCGACCTCGACGGGCTGCGGACGCTGCGGGCGGCGCGAGCCCGTGCCGCCCAGCGCGGTGTGGACCTGACCTGCGAGGGGTGCTCCCCGTTGCTGCTCCGCGTCGCGGCCATCGTGGGGTACCGGGAGCTGCTGGCCGCGCAGGAGTGA
- a CDS encoding STAS domain-containing protein: MATPFPVPPLGDDEPVGAVELLHAEDALTVVLTGEIDDELRPALDAVTADVDREVRAAARPVVVDATAVSFMDSAGAAFLAKLAVAVRPARIAVRPSEPVGFLLEVTRLSEVVDVRKP, encoded by the coding sequence GTGGCCACACCCTTTCCCGTCCCCCCGCTGGGCGACGACGAACCCGTCGGAGCCGTGGAGCTGCTGCACGCCGAGGACGCCCTGACCGTCGTCCTCACGGGTGAGATCGACGACGAGCTCCGTCCGGCGCTGGACGCCGTGACCGCCGACGTCGACCGCGAGGTCCGCGCCGCGGCCCGTCCCGTCGTCGTCGACGCCACCGCCGTCTCCTTCATGGACTCCGCCGGCGCCGCCTTCCTGGCCAAGCTCGCCGTCGCCGTCCGGCCGGCGCGCATCGCGGTGCGCCCCAGCGAACCCGTCGGGTTCCTGCTCGAGGTGACGCGGTTGTCCGAGGTCGTGGACGTGCGCAAGCCCTGA